The Marinobacter szutsaonensis sequence TTCAGTAAAACCAGGATATCGGGCTCGTCCAGGTTCTTGAGCACATACACCCGGGTGCGTGACAGCAAGGCGCTGTTGAGCTCGAAGGAAGGATTTTCCGTGGTGGCACCCACGAAGATGAAGGTGCCATCCTCGATATGGGGCAGGAAGGCGTCCTGCTGGCTCTTGTTGAAACGGTGAACCTCATCCACGAACAACAGGGTGTCGCGCCCTTCGCTCTGCTTGCGGTTGCGGGCCCGCTCAACTACGGCGCGGATTTCCTTGACGCCGCTCAGCACCGCCGAAATGGTTTCAAAACTGAGGTTGCCCACGTTTGCCAGCAGCTGGGCAAACGTGGTCTTGCCCACTCCGGGCGGGCCCCAGAGGATCATGGAGTGCAACTGGCCCTGCTCTACCGCCCGGCGAAGCGGTTTGCCGGGGCCTACCAGGTGGGCCTGGCCGACATACTCATCCAGGTTCCTTGGCCGCATCCGCGCAGCCAGGGGCTGGAATCCCGCCGGCTCGTCGAAAAGGCTGTCCTGCATCAGGCTCCGTCCCGGATAATATCCACGCCGTCGGGATACTCCAGAGTAAAGGCACTGGCATCGACGGTTTCATTCAACCGGATGTCGTCGAAGCTCAGGATGCTGAGCTGGGACAGGGAGTCCTCCATCCGCATCTCCTGCAGCTCACCGTCGAAGAAACTCAGGCGCAGGGACGTAAACAGGGAATCCGGACTACGGGGCTCCAGGGTGAACTCCCGGGTACGCTCGCCGATCCGACGCTGTGACACCTGGTAGGTTTCATCCAGGTTGTCCACCTCGCCACTGAGCAACAGAGCCGGCGTGGTCTGCACCCGGTCATCCAGTTTATGGATGGTGACCTGCTCCAGGTCCGGATCGTAGACCTCCACGGTTTCCCCGTTACTGACGATAAACTGCGGCAGGGGTGCACTGGTTTCCCAGTAGAACAGTCCAGGGCGCTTGGCCTTGAGTTCACCCTGGGTTTCCTGGACGCGGCTACCGTTTTCGTTCACCACAATCTGGATGAAGTTTGCCTGGTAGGACTCATAACTCTTGAGAATGGAAGCAAGCTCGGACGCAGCCTCGCGACTCTGCGCATTGCTCTCCTCGGCGGACACTGGGCCCGAACTGAGCATCAGCCCGATCATCAGGCCAAATGCGACTTTCAACTGGCGTACCGTCATTAGGTTAACTCCTAGTCTCTGGGCGGCGGCGGAGCCAGCACCTCACGGGCACCGTTATGCCCGGCGGGGCTTACCACTCCCGACGCCTCCATGGCTTCCACCAGGTTCGCGGCCCGGTTGTAGCCAATCTTGAATTTACGCTGTACCGAGGAAATCGATACCCGCCGGCCTTCCGTGACAAACGCCACCGCCTCGTCATACAGGGAATCGCCTTCGCTGTCGCCGCCACCTTCACTCAGGGTCGGCACGCCCGGCAGACTCTCGCCTTCCGCGCCATTTAGAACGTCATCCACGTACACAGGTTCCCCGCGGGCTTTCCAGGCGCTGACCACCCGGTGGACCTCGTCGTCATCCACAAAGGCGCCATGAACGCGCACTGGCAGGCCAGAGCCCGGCGGCAGGTAAAGCATGTCACCGTGACCCAACAGCTGCTCCGCACCGCCCTGGTCCAGCACGGTCCGGGAATCGATCTTGGACGACACCTGGAACGACATCCGGGTGGGGATATTGGCCTTGATCAGACCGGTAATCACATCCACCGACGGGCGCTGGGTGGCAAGGATCAGGTGGATACCCGCGGCCCGGGCTTTCTGGGCGATACGGGCAATCAGCTCCTCCACCTTCTTCCCAACGATCATCATCATGTCGGCGAACTCGTCGATGACGACGACGATGAACGGCAGGGTTTCCAGCTCTGGACGATTCTCCTCGTCGTTCTCCAGATACTCATCCGGCTTCCAAAGCGGATCCAGGATAGGCTCTCCGGCTGCCTGGGCATCCTTGATCTTGCGGTTATAACCGGCAATGTTCCGGACCCCGAGGTTGGCCATCAGCTTGTAGCGGCGTTCCATCTCGGCCACGCACCAGCGCAGGGCGTTGGCGGCCTCCTTCATGTCGGTCACCACCGGGGCCAGCAGATGGGGAATACCGTCATAGATGCTGAGCTCCAGCATCTTGGGGTCCACCATTATGAAACGCACTTCCTCCGGGGTGGCCTTGAGCAGCATGCTCAGCAGCATGGCGTTGACCCCCACGGACTTACCCGAACCGGTGGTACCGGCCACCAGCAGGTGCGGCATCTTGGCGAGGTTGGCGACCACCGGATTACCACCGATGTCGTTGCCCAGGGCCAGGGTCAGTGGCGAGGAGCTTTCGGTGAATACCCGGGCGCCGAGCACCTCGGAGAGGCGAACCATTTCCCGCTCCTCGTTCGGAATCTCGATACCGACCACGGACTTGCCGGGGATGACTTCCACCACCCGTACGCTGAGCACTGCGAGGGAGCGCGCAAGATCCTTGGCCAGGTTGGAAATCTTGCTCACTTTCACGCCAGGGGCGGGCTTGATTTCAAACCGGGTGATCACCGGGCCCGGATTGACCTCGACCACCTCCACGGAGACCCCGAAATCTGCCAGCTTCTCTTCGAGCAGACGGGACATGTGCTCCAGGGATTCCTCGGAGTAACCTTTCTCCTTGTGCTCCTCGGGGGGATCCAGCAGGGTCAGCGGAGGAATCGGGCTTTCGATATCTTCCAGCAGGGACCCCTGCCCCGGCTTCTTGCCGTTCTCCGCCTTCGACTGGTCATCTTTCTTGAACGGGGAGATCTTGAAGGATCGGGAGGCCGGCTGAGGCTGAGGCTGAGGCTGCGCCTCCGCTTTTGCCGCCTTGGCCCGGGGTTCGGGCTTGTCGCCACTGTCCCGTGCACTGAAGTTTTCGAGTCGCGCCGGCTCGGCCGGTTCGGAGGCACTCAGGCCGTCGAGACCCGGTTCCTTGCGCTGGGCCGCCGCCGCGGGCTTCTGCTTGCGGGGACCCAGGCCCGGCAAACGGTGCCACCAACGGCGTTTCTTGCCTCCGGCAGGCCCGCTTTTGCTTTCAACCCGGTCATTCACGATGGGTGGTTCTTTCTTCGGAGCCTCCGGCGCCTTGGGCTCGGCCCTCGGCTTCGCCGGCTTGTCGCCGCTGGAGGTGAACAGACTCTTGAGGAATTGTCCGGAGCGCAGGGTCAGACTGCCCACCTGGTCCATCAGCCAGAACCAGGACAGGCCCGTGGACACCGTGAGCGCGAACAGGAAGATGGCGATCAGCAGCAGTGTCGTTGCCGGCAGGTTGAAGAACCGCACCATCGCTTCGGACACCGCCGTGCCCAGCACACCGCCGGAAGACACGCCAAGCCCGAAAACCGAATACAGGGACAGCAGGCTGGTCGCCGACAGCAGGATCAGGAGGAAGCCGCCAAAACGCATCAGGAAGAGCGGCCAGTGCAGGTCCAGTGACTCATTGCGGCGACGGATCAGCATGATCGAATAGCCGGCAATCATCACCGGGAAGAGATAGGCCATGTGGCCAAAAAAATCCATGAACAGGCTGGCCAGCCATGCACCTGTGCGGCCGGCGTAGTTGCGCACAGAGGTGTCGTGCCCGATGCTTGCCCAGCCCGGATCACCGGGAGTAAAGGTAACCAGGGCCATGGCGAGGTAGATCGCCAGGGCAATCAGCGCAATAACCGCACCCTCGCGCGCGCCCTGTGCGGCGAGACGGCGAAAACGCTGCTGCTTTTCCGTAAGTTCCGGGGATGCTTTCTTAGCTTTTGCGGTTTCGGCCATGAATGCTCTGACGTGTCCGTTACTTTAACTGCCCAGGGCGTCGAAGCCTCGCATCAGATCTGTTTTCAGATCCTCGACGTCCTCAATGCCGACCGACAACCGGATCAGGTTTTCGGTAATACCTGCGTGATCCTTGTCCTCGGGCGACAATCGGCCATGAGTCGTGGTTGCCGGATGGGTAATGGTTGTTTTCACATCCCCAAGGTTGGCAGTAATGGAGATCATCCGCGTGGCATCGATGAAACGCCAGGCTTCGTCGCGACCACCTTTGACGCGGAACGAGAGTACCCCGCCGAAGCCTTTTTGCTGCTTCTTTGCCAACTCATGCTGGGGATGGCTCTGCAGACCCGCGTAATACACGGATTCCACGGCATTTTGCTGCTCCAGCCACAATGCCAACTCTAACGCATTGTCGCAATGGGCGCGCATACGGATTGGTAACGTTTCCAGACCCTTATGAAACACCCAGGCATTAAACGGGCTCATGGTCGGACCTGCGGAACGCAGAAAACCGTACACCTCTTCCATCAGCTTTTCAGAACCAACCACGACGCCACCAACGCAACGACCCTGACCATCCAGGTACTTGGTGGCCGAATGAATGACGATGTCCGCACCGTGTTCCAGCGGCCGCTGCAGCACCGGTGTGCAGAAGCAGTTATCCACCACCAGCAGCGCATCACTGGCCCGGGCGAGCCTGGACAACTCCGCCAGATCCGCCACCTCACACAGGGGGTTGGACGGGGTTTCCAGGAACAGCATGCGGGTTTCCGGACGAATGGCCTGCTGCCATTCCTCGTAATTGGTCAGGCTGACGAAGGTGGTCTCCACCCCGAAGCGGGCCAGGTACTTCTGGAACAGCACGTTCGTGGTTCCGAACACACCCCGGGAACAGATCACGTGGTCCCCGCTCTTGAGCAGTGAAATACAGGTGCTGAGGATGGCCGCCATGCCGGATGCCGTGGCCACGGCGCGCTCGCCACCTTCCATGGCTGCGATGCGGCCCTCGAAGGCCTGCACAGTCGGGTTGGTGAACCGGGAGTAGATGTTACCCGGCTCCTCGCCGCCAAATCGTGCGGCCGCCTGGGCGGCACTGCCATAGACGAAGCTTGAGGTTGGGAAAATTGCGTCGCTGTGTTCCAGTTGATCCGTGCGAAGCTGCCCTGCCCTCACGGCCAGGGTATCCACGGACATACCCTCGAGATCCGATTCCGGAATCTGAACGGTTTCTTCTCTGCGAAAGGTCATGGGCGTCTCCTGGCCAGGGTTTCCGGACAATCAGTCGTCATCGTTATGAAGATCGATAATACCGTTATCGGATGAATCGCCGCCGGACTTGTTGCGCGATTCATCCTTACGGAGATCCTCAAGCTTGTCCAGGTAGGCCCGATCCACATCACCGGTGACGTAATTGCCGGTAAAGACCGAACATTCCCAGCCTTCAATCTGGTCGTTCACATCACTGACGCAGGTAATCAGATCTTCCAGATCCTGGTACAGCAGCCAGTCGGCGCCGATCAACTCCCGGATTTCCTCTATGGTGCGATCGTGGGCAATCAGCTCGCTGGCAGACGGCATATCGATGCCGTACACATTCGGATAACGCACAGGGGGCGCCGCGGAGGCGAAATAGACGTTCCTGGCGCCGGCATCCCGGGCCATCTGCACGATTTCCTTGCAGGTAGTGCCGCGGACGATGGAATCATCCACCAGCATCACGTTCTTGCCCCGGAACTCCAGATCGATCGGGTTCAGCTTCTGGCGAACGGACTTCTTCCGCATCTTCTGGCCCGGCATGATGAAGGTCCGGCCGATATAGCGGTTCTTGATGAACCCTTCACGGAACTTGACGCCCAGGCGGTGGGCCATCTGCATGGCCGAGGTCCGGCTGGTGTCCGGGATCGGGATGACCACGTCAATGTCGTGATCGGGACGCTCCCGCATAACCTTTTCCGCCAGAGTCTCACCCATTCGCAGCCGGGCCTTGTAGACCGAGACCTTGTCAATAATGGAGTCCGGGCGGGCGAAATAGACGTGCTCGAAAATGCAGGGATAAAGGTGAGCCTCATCGGCGCACTGCTGGGTGTAGAGGGTGCCATCGGTCTCGATATAGACCGCCTCGCCCGGCGCAATGTCCCGGACCAGCTTGAAGCCTGCGGCGCTCAGCGCCACGCTCTCGGAGGCAATCATGTACTCCTTGCCACCATCCTCGGTCTCGCGCACCCCGTAACAGGCCGGGCGAATGCCGTTCGGGTCACGGAACCCGATAATCCCGTAACCGGTAATCATGGCAATCACCGCATAGGCGCCACGACAGCGCTTGTGCACTGCCTTGACCGCGTAAAAGATCTCGTCCTTCGTCGGCGTCAGCTTGCCCAGTTTCTGCAGCTCGTGGGCGAACACGTTGAGCAGTACTTCCGAATCGGAATTGGTGTTGATATGGCGAAGATCGGTGCGGAAGAGATCCCGTGCCAGCTCATCGGCGTTGGTCAGGTTGCCGTTGTGAGCCAGGGTGATGCCATAGGGGCTGTTGACGTAGAACGGCTGGGCCTCGGCAGAACTGGAGGTGCCGGCGGTGGGATAGCGCACGTGGCCGATCCCGACATTGCCGACAAGGCGGCGCATATGACGGGTGTGGAATACATCCCGCACCAGACCGTTGTCCTTGCGCAGGTAAAACCGCTCGTCCTGAAAGGTAACAATGCCCGCCGCGTCCTGGCCCCGGTGCTGAAGTACAGTCAGCGCATCATAGAGCGACTGATTGACGTTGGAAGTACTGACGATGCCGACAATGCCACACATGGATAGGATCTTCTCCGAGTGTTAATACTGAATGTTAACGGGACGCGGACCTGGGTTCCACGTCTTCTTTTCCCTGACTTGCCTCCGGAGCTTCCGGTCGGGCCTCGCCCTCCCCTGCCGGCTCCAGAAAACGGGCGAACTCATCGCCGAACGTGCGCCGTGACCAGTCCTCCACCACGGCGAGCCTGTCGATCATCACAGACTCCCGCCACCAGGTGTCCTGGGCCAGCGGGGTGTAGCGGGTGAAGGCAATTCCGACAATCACCACGACCACACCCCGGAGCAGGCCGAAGCCCATGCCGAGTACCCGGTCCGTTGCCGATAACCCGGTGACACGAACCAGGTGGCCGATCATGTTGTTGATGATGGCTCCGACAATCAGGGTACCAAAGAACAGGATGGCGAACGCCGCAATCAGACGCACAAGTGGCGTCTCGACGGTGCTCTCCAAAAGGGTTTGCATCTGCGGGTGGAAAGTCCTGGCCAGGATGAAAGCGGCAATCCAGGTGACCAGTGACAGGGCTTCCTTGACGAATCCACGCTTGAGACTGATCAGCGTGGAAACCGCAATGAGGACAATAATGACCCAGTCAATCCAGATCAGCGATTCCATGAAAAACCCGGCAGAGAAAAGAAAGCGCGAATTCTATCAGGA is a genomic window containing:
- the lolA gene encoding outer membrane lipoprotein chaperone LolA, with protein sequence MLSSGPVSAEESNAQSREAASELASILKSYESYQANFIQIVVNENGSRVQETQGELKAKRPGLFYWETSAPLPQFIVSNGETVEVYDPDLEQVTIHKLDDRVQTTPALLLSGEVDNLDETYQVSQRRIGERTREFTLEPRSPDSLFTSLRLSFFDGELQEMRMEDSLSQLSILSFDDIRLNETVDASAFTLEYPDGVDIIRDGA
- a CDS encoding DNA translocase FtsK 4TM domain-containing protein yields the protein MAETAKAKKASPELTEKQQRFRRLAAQGAREGAVIALIALAIYLAMALVTFTPGDPGWASIGHDTSVRNYAGRTGAWLASLFMDFFGHMAYLFPVMIAGYSIMLIRRRNESLDLHWPLFLMRFGGFLLILLSATSLLSLYSVFGLGVSSGGVLGTAVSEAMVRFFNLPATTLLLIAIFLFALTVSTGLSWFWLMDQVGSLTLRSGQFLKSLFTSSGDKPAKPRAEPKAPEAPKKEPPIVNDRVESKSGPAGGKKRRWWHRLPGLGPRKQKPAAAAQRKEPGLDGLSASEPAEPARLENFSARDSGDKPEPRAKAAKAEAQPQPQPQPASRSFKISPFKKDDQSKAENGKKPGQGSLLEDIESPIPPLTLLDPPEEHKEKGYSEESLEHMSRLLEEKLADFGVSVEVVEVNPGPVITRFEIKPAPGVKVSKISNLAKDLARSLAVLSVRVVEVIPGKSVVGIEIPNEEREMVRLSEVLGARVFTESSSPLTLALGNDIGGNPVVANLAKMPHLLVAGTTGSGKSVGVNAMLLSMLLKATPEEVRFIMVDPKMLELSIYDGIPHLLAPVVTDMKEAANALRWCVAEMERRYKLMANLGVRNIAGYNRKIKDAQAAGEPILDPLWKPDEYLENDEENRPELETLPFIVVVIDEFADMMMIVGKKVEELIARIAQKARAAGIHLILATQRPSVDVITGLIKANIPTRMSFQVSSKIDSRTVLDQGGAEQLLGHGDMLYLPPGSGLPVRVHGAFVDDDEVHRVVSAWKARGEPVYVDDVLNGAEGESLPGVPTLSEGGGDSEGDSLYDEAVAFVTEGRRVSISSVQRKFKIGYNRAANLVEAMEASGVVSPAGHNGAREVLAPPPPRD
- a CDS encoding O-succinylhomoserine sulfhydrylase; protein product: MTFRREETVQIPESDLEGMSVDTLAVRAGQLRTDQLEHSDAIFPTSSFVYGSAAQAAARFGGEEPGNIYSRFTNPTVQAFEGRIAAMEGGERAVATASGMAAILSTCISLLKSGDHVICSRGVFGTTNVLFQKYLARFGVETTFVSLTNYEEWQQAIRPETRMLFLETPSNPLCEVADLAELSRLARASDALLVVDNCFCTPVLQRPLEHGADIVIHSATKYLDGQGRCVGGVVVGSEKLMEEVYGFLRSAGPTMSPFNAWVFHKGLETLPIRMRAHCDNALELALWLEQQNAVESVYYAGLQSHPQHELAKKQQKGFGGVLSFRVKGGRDEAWRFIDATRMISITANLGDVKTTITHPATTTHGRLSPEDKDHAGITENLIRLSVGIEDVEDLKTDLMRGFDALGS
- the purF gene encoding amidophosphoribosyltransferase, which encodes MCGIVGIVSTSNVNQSLYDALTVLQHRGQDAAGIVTFQDERFYLRKDNGLVRDVFHTRHMRRLVGNVGIGHVRYPTAGTSSSAEAQPFYVNSPYGITLAHNGNLTNADELARDLFRTDLRHINTNSDSEVLLNVFAHELQKLGKLTPTKDEIFYAVKAVHKRCRGAYAVIAMITGYGIIGFRDPNGIRPACYGVRETEDGGKEYMIASESVALSAAGFKLVRDIAPGEAVYIETDGTLYTQQCADEAHLYPCIFEHVYFARPDSIIDKVSVYKARLRMGETLAEKVMRERPDHDIDVVIPIPDTSRTSAMQMAHRLGVKFREGFIKNRYIGRTFIMPGQKMRKKSVRQKLNPIDLEFRGKNVMLVDDSIVRGTTCKEIVQMARDAGARNVYFASAAPPVRYPNVYGIDMPSASELIAHDRTIEEIRELIGADWLLYQDLEDLITCVSDVNDQIEGWECSVFTGNYVTGDVDRAYLDKLEDLRKDESRNKSGGDSSDNGIIDLHNDDD
- a CDS encoding CvpA family protein, which produces MESLIWIDWVIIVLIAVSTLISLKRGFVKEALSLVTWIAAFILARTFHPQMQTLLESTVETPLVRLIAAFAILFFGTLIVGAIINNMIGHLVRVTGLSATDRVLGMGFGLLRGVVVVIVGIAFTRYTPLAQDTWWRESVMIDRLAVVEDWSRRTFGDEFARFLEPAGEGEARPEAPEASQGKEDVEPRSASR